A genome region from Panicum virgatum strain AP13 chromosome 4K, P.virgatum_v5, whole genome shotgun sequence includes the following:
- the LOC120702445 gene encoding probable receptor-like protein kinase At2g21480, whose translation MRRGALPLALLAALAAVAAVAGQGRPVTDSGAQTPPTPSSFTPKDSFLIDCGGTAPVTVGGKSYKTDAQANHLLAAKDAIRVADDKADVPSPVYSTARVFKEEAVYSFPLAVPGWHFIRIYLFPLKGGDVDLASATFSVVTDDNVLLHSFTPENKPVLKEYLVNATENRLALKFQPLAGSAAFVNALEVVNAPDELITDSALAIAPLGETTGLASEAYQVLYRLNVGGPAIGPANDTLGRRWDPDTPYVQSKEAVKDVSVPASTIKFPDGTSRLVAPTAVYASAAKMADADVGNANFNLTWRMDVDASFGYLVRLFFADIVSKAANDLYFDVYINGRKAVSGLDLSTVTGGELAAPYYKDFVVNQSVATDKLSVQVGPMGQDTGRIDALLNGVEVLKMSNSVGALDGEFGVDGRRADDGSGSRKAVAAVGFAMMFGAFAGLGAMVVKWYKRPQDWERSSSFSSWLLPIHTGQSFTAGSKGGYGSHRSGNTFSSTMGLGRFFTFAEIQTATGNFDEKAIIGVGGFGNVYVGEIDDGTKVAVKRGSAESEQGINEFNTEIQMLSKLRHRHLVSLIGYCDENSEMILVYEYMHNGVFRDHIYGKEGVLPPLPWKQRLEICIGAARGLHYLHTGTAQGIIHRDVKTTNILLDDNFVAKVSDFGLSKDGPGMNQLHVSTAVKGSFGYLDPEYFRCQQLTDKSDVYSFGVVLLEALCARPPIDPQLPREQVSLAEWGMQWKRKGLIEKIMDPKLAGTVNPESLAKFAETAEKCLAEFGSDRISMGDVLWNLEYALQLQDANPPEGAQQEADDADGGSVGSGGGVTAVPDQSTTAAGELFQQLADMKGR comes from the coding sequence ATGCGCCGCGGGGCGCTCCCGCTGGCGCTGCTGGCCgcgctggcggcggtggcggcggtggccgggcaGGGCCGGCCCGTCACCGACAGCGGCGCGCAGACGCCGCCCACGCCCTCCAGCTTCACGCCCAAGGACAGCTTCCTCATCGactgcggcggcacggcgccCGTCACGGTGGGCGGCAAGTCGTACAAGACCGACGCGCAGGCCAACCACCTGCTCGCCGCCAAGGACGCCATCCGCGTCGCCGACGACAAGGCCGACGTGCCCTCGCCCGTCTACTCCACCGCGCGCGTCTTCAAGGAGGAGGCCGTCTACAGCTTCCCGCTCGCCGTCCCCGGCTGGCACTTCATCCGCATCTACCTCTTCCCGCTCAagggcggcgacgtcgacctCGCCTCCGCCACCTTCAGCGTCGTCACCGACGACAACGTCCTGCTCCACAGCTTCACCCCGGAGAACAAGCCCGTGCTCAAGGAGTACCTCGTCAACGCCACCGAGAACCGCCTCGCCCTCAAGTTCCAGCCGCTCGCCGGCTCCGCCGCCTTCGTCAACGCCCTCGAGGTCGTCAACGCCCCCGACGAGCTCATCACCGACTCGGCGCTCGCCATCGCGCCGCTCGGCGAGACCACCGGCCTCGCGAGCGAGGCGTACCAGGTGCTCTACCGGCTCAACGTCGGCGGCCCGGCCATCGGCCCCGCCAACGACACGCTCGGCCGGCGCTGGGACCCCGACACGCCCTACGTGCAGTCCAAGGAGGCGGTCAAGGACGTGTCCGTGCCCGCCAGCACCATCAAGTTCCCCGACGGGACGTCCAGGCTCGTCGCGCCCACGGCGGTGTACGCGAGCGCCGCCAAGATGGCGGACGCCGACGTCGGGAACGCCAACTTCAACCTGACGTGGAGGATGGACGTGGACGCGTCCTTCGGCTACCTGGTCCGGCTCTTCTTCGCCGACATCGTGAGCAAGGCCGCTAACGACCTCTACTTCGACGTGTACATCAACGGGCGCAAGGCCGTGTCCGGGCTGGACCTGTCGACGGtgaccggcggcgagctggCGGCGCCCTACTACAAGGACTTCGTGGTGAACCAGTCGGTGGCGACGGACAAGCTGAGCGTgcaggtggggcccatggggcAGGACACGGGGCGCATCGACGCGCTGCTCAACGGCGTGGAGGTGCTCAAGATGAGCAACTCGGTGGGCGCCCTGGACGGCGAGTTCGGCGTGGACGGGCGCCGGGCcgacgacggcagcggcagccggaaggcggtggcggcggtggggttCGCGATGATGTTCGGCGCGTTCGCGGGGCTGGGCGCCATGGTGGTCAAGTGGTACAAGCGGCCGCAGGACTGGGAGCGGTCGAGCAGCTTCTCGTCGTGGCTTCTGCCCATCCACACGGGGCAGTCCTTCACCGCGGGCAGCAAGGGCGGGTACGGGTCGCACCGCAGCGGCAACACCTTCTCCTCCACCATGGGCCTCGGGCGCTTCTTCACCTTCGCCGAGATCCAGACGGCGACGGGCAACTTCGACGAGAAGGCCATCATCGGCGTGGGCGGGTTCGGCAACGTGTACGTGGGCGAGATCGACGACGGCACCAAGGTGGCGGTGAAGCGGGGCAGCGCCGAGTCGGAGCAGGGCATCAACGAGTTCAACACGGAGATCCAGATGCTGTCCAAGCTGCGGCACCGGCACCTGGTGTCCCTCATCGGCTACTGCGACGAGAACTCGGAGATGATCCTCGTCTACGAGTACATGCACAACGGCGTGTTCCGGGACCACATCTACGGCAAGGAGGGCGTgctgccgccgctcccctgGAAGCAGCGCCTCGAGATCTGCATCGGCGCCGCCCGGGGGCTCCACTACCTGCACACGGGCACGGCGCAGGGCATCATCCACCGCGACGTCAAGACCACCAACATCCTGCTCGACGACAACTTCGTCGCCAAGGTCTCCGACTTCGGCCTCTCCAAGGACGGGCCCGGGATGAACCAGCTCCACGTCAGCACCGCCGTCAAGGGCAGCTTCGGCTACCTGGACCCGGAGTACTTCCGGTGCCAGCAGCTGACGGACAAGTCGGACGTCTACTCCTTCGGGGTGGTGCTGCTGGAGGCGCTCTGCGCGCGGCCGCCCATCGACCCGCAGCTGCCGCGGGAGCAGGTCAGCCTCGCCGAGTGGGGGATGCAGTGGAAGCGCAAGGGCCTCATCGAGAAGATCATGGACCCCAAGCTCGCCGGCACCGTCAACCCGGAGTCGCTCGCCAAGTTCGCCGAGACCGCCGAGAAGTGCCTCGCCGAGTTCGGCAGCGACCGCATCTCCATGGGCGACGTGCTCTGGAACCTCGAGTACGCGCTGCAGCTGCAGGACGCCAACCCGCCCGAGGGCGCGCAGCAGGAAGCCGACGACGCCGACGGAGGCTCcgtcggctccggcggcggcgtcaccgCCGTGCCTGACCAGTCCACCACTGCCGCCGGGGAGCTCTTCCAGCAGCTCGCCGATATGAAGGGCAGGtga